From the genome of Lotus japonicus ecotype B-129 chromosome 6, LjGifu_v1.2, one region includes:
- the LOC130722009 gene encoding ABC transporter G family member 24-like: MRLLQVILCLLVVALRVFLLRGVQCQQQMSSDLDNPAVLSLVTQLVYTQISNLTSLLTQDINARSTFCVKDPDGDWDKAFNFSSDLGFVSSCIRETEGDITQRLCTAAEIKFYLNSLFEGSTYLKPNGNCNLTSWVSGCEPGWACSVPSSQQVDLRNSHEMPSRTTNCQACCEGFFCPHGITCMIPCPLGSYCPVATLNNSTGVCEPYHYQLPPMQPNHTCGGANIWADVSRSSEIFCSAGSYCSTTTKETSCSSGHYCRMGSTAEKRCFKTSSCNSNTVTQNMHVYGVMLIVALSTLLLIIYGCSDQVLSTRERRMAKSREAAARSVRKTTSARRRWKAAKDVAKKGASGLQAQISQKLSCIKDVDNPEYAYDATETDIELFPCSHQSASIKSASSSAVPKEKGKDPNNLMQMMHEIENDPDISKNFFVQIEVRDKNSIAKVSNEKQLHTHSQIFKYAYTQLEKEKAQQQDNKNLTFSGVISMATKTEQRTRPLIEISFKDLTLSLKAQNKHILRCVTGKIKPGHITAVMGPSGAGKTTFLSAIAGKALGCKVTGSIFINGKNESIQSYKKIMGFVPQDDIVHGNLTVEENFRFSAQCRLSADLSKPNKVLVVERVIEFLGLQSVRNSLVGTVEKRGISGGQRKRVNVGLEMVMEPSLLILDEPTSGLDSASSLLLLRALRREALEGVNICMVVHQPSYGLFKMFDDLILLAKGGLTVYHGSVKKAEEYFAGLGIIIPERINPPDYFIDILEGIAVPSGNSGVSCKELPVRWMIHNGYPVPLDMRQNAAQFDMYLTEIPVKETDPDSSSHAERSFAGELCQDVRNVVELKREEIRLNFLKSNDLSNRKTPGMFKQYKYFLIRVRKQRLREAKIQAVDYLILLLAGACLGSLTKASDLTFGAAGYTYTVIGVSLLCKIAALRTFSLDKLHYWRESDSGMSSLAYFLSKDTIDHFNTVIKPVVYLSMFYFFTNPRSTFADNYIVLLCLVYCVTGIAYALAILFQPGTAQLWSVLLPVVLTLVATQTNGSKFFKDIANLCYSKWALEAFIIANAERYDGVWLITRCGSLLKSGYNLHDWNLCISILMLMGVIARALAFSCMLAFQKK; this comes from the exons ATGAGGTTGCTGCAGGTAATTCTTTGTCTTCTTGTTGTGGCTTTGAGGGTGTTTTTACTGCGCGGGGTGCAGTGCCAGCAACAAATGAGTAGTGACCTCGACAACCCTGCAGTTTTATCACTTGTTACTCAGCTCGTGTATACTCAAATCTCCAACTTGACATCTCTTCTCACTCAGGATATTAACGCCCGCTCCACTTTCTGCGTTAAAGATCC GGATGGCGATTGGGATAAAGCGTTTAATTTTTCATCCGATTTGGGCTTCGTGTCTTCCTGCATTCGCGAGACTGAAG GAGATATTACACAGCGCTTGTGTACAGCAGCAGAAATAAAGTTCTACTTAAATAGTTTATTTGAGGGATCTACTTATTTAAAGCCGAATGGGAACTGCAACTTAACCTCATGGGTCTCTGGTTGTGAGCCAGGATGGGCCTGCAGTGTTCCATCAAGCCAGCAGGTTGACCTTAGAAATTCACACGAGATGCCTTCCAGAACTACAAACTGTCAAGCATGTTGTGAGGGTTTCTTCTGTCCTCATGGCATCACATGCATGATAC CTTGCCCTCTAGGTTCCTATTGTCCTGTTGCTACACTCAATAACTCTACTGGTGTATGTGAACC ATATCATTATCAACTGCCTCCAATGCAGCCAAACCATACCTGTGGAGGAGCAAATATTTGGGCTGATGTCAGTCGCAGTAGTGAGATATTTTGTTCAGCAGGATCGTATTGCTCTACAACTACCAAAGAAACTTCTTGCAGTAGTGG GCATTACTGCAGGATGGGTTCTACAGCTGAGAAAA GATGCTTCAAGACGAGTTCATGTAATTCAAACACTGTGACCCAAAATATGCATGTATATGGAGTTATGCTCATT GTTGCTCTGAGTACATTGCTGCTCATTATTTACGGCTGTTCTGACCAGGTTCTCTCTACTAGGGAAAGGAGAATGGCAAAGTCCAGAGAAGCAGCGGCAAGAAGTGTAAGGAAGACTACAAGTGCCCGCCGAAGATGGAAAGCTGCAAAAGATGTTGCTAAGAAGGGTGCAAGTGGACTACAAGCTCAAATATCACAAAAACTCTCTTGTATAAAGGATGTGGACAACCCAGAATATGCATATGATGCTACAGAAACAGATATCGAATTGTTTCCTTGTTCACATCAAAGTGCTTCAATCAAGAGTGCTAGTTCTTCTGCAGTTccaaaggaaaaaggaaaagatcCCAATAACCTGATGCAGATGATGcatgaaattgaaaatgatCCAGATATTAGTAAAAACTTTTTTGTTCAAATAGAAGTTAGAGATAAAAATTCTATAGCAAAAGTTTCCAATGAAAAACAGCTGCATACACATAGCCAAATTTTTAAGTATGCATATACTCAACTTGAGAAAGAGAAAGCTCAGCAACAAGATAACAAGAACCTTACCTTCTCAGGAGTGATTAGTATGGCTACCAAGACCGAACAGAGGACAAGGCCTTTAATTGAAATTTCTTTCAAAGATCTAACTCTCTCTTTGAAAGCACAAAACAAACATATATTGAGATGTGTTACTGGGAAAATTAAACCTGGCCACATCACTGCTGTCATGGGTCCATCAGGTGCTGGCAAGACAACATTTCTTTCAGCAATAGCGGGAAAGGCACTTGGATGCAAGGTAACTGGTTCCATATTCATTAATGGGAAGAATGAATCAATCCAATCCTACAAGAAAATTATGGGCTTTGTGCCACAAGATGATATAGTTCATGGAAACCTGACAGTGGAAGAGAATTTCCGTTTCAGTGCACAGTGCAG GTTATCTGCGGACTTGTCAAAACCAAACAAAGTTCTCGTTGTTGAAAGAGTCATTGAATTCTTGGGGCTTCAGTCGGTGCGAAATTCTTTGGTTGGAACTGTAGAAAAGAGAGGGATCTCTGGCGGCCAAAGGAAGCGTGTAAATGTTGGATTGGAAATGGTCATGGAACCTTCTCTTTTGATCTTGGATGAACCCACATCTGGTTTGGACAGTGCATCATCTCTGCTCCTTCTTAGAGCACTAAGACGTGAAGCTCTTGAAGGAGTGAACATTTGCATGGTGGTTCACCAACCCAG CTATGGCTTGTTTAAAATGTTTGATGATTTGATACTCCTGGCAAAAGGCGGTCTTACTGTATATCATGGATCAGTTAAGAAAGCTGAAGAATACTTTGCAGGCCTTGGAATAATTATACCTGAGCGCATTAATCCTCCAGATTACTTCATTGACATTCTAGAGGGCATAGCTGTACCTAGTGGAAATTCAGGAGTCAGTTGTAAAGAGCTTCCAGTTAGATGGATGATTCATAATGGCTACCCTGTACCTCTTGATATGCGGCAGAATGCAGCACAATTTGATATGTACTTAACAGAAATCCCGGTTAAAGAAACAGATCCTGATAGCTCTAGCCATGCTGAAAGAAGCTTTGCTGGAGAATTATGTCAAGATGTGAGAAATGTTGTAGAACTCAAGAGGGAAGAAATAAGactcaattttttaaaatcgaACGATTTATCTAACCGGAAGACTCCTGGTATGTTCAAGCAATACAAGTACTTCCTTATAAG GGTCCGGAAGCAGCGATTACGGGAAGCTAAGATCCAAGCCGtagattatttaatattattacttGCTGGAGCATGCTTAGGATCGCTTACTAAAGCAAGTGATCTGACCTTTGGTGCTGCTGGATACACCTATACAGTGATTGGTGTAT CTCTTTTATGCAAAATAGCGGCATTAAGAACATTTTCTCTGGATAAATTACACTACTGGAGGGAGAGTGATTCTGGCATGAGCAGCTTGGCTTATTTTCTCTCTAAAGACACAATTGATCATTTTAATACAGTGATCAAGCCTGTGGTGTACCTCTCTATGTTCTATTTCTTTACCAATCCAAGATCAACTTTTGCAGATAATTATATTGTGCTTCTTTGTCTTGTATACTGTGTGACTGGCATAGCATATGCATTGGCCATATTATTTCAACCTGGCACAGCCCAGCTG TGGTCAGTACTTCTTCCAGTTGTCTTAACACTCGTTGCAACACAAACAAATGGTAGTAAATTTTTTAAGGATATAGCTAATTTGTGCTACTCCAAGTGGGCTTTAGAAGCATTCATAATTGCAAATGCTGAGAG GTATGATGGAGTGTGGCTCATAACTCGTTGTGGTTCACTACTAAAAAGTGGCTATAATCTTCATGATTGGAATTTGTGCATATCCATTCTCATGCTAATGGGTGTGATTGCTCGGGCACTAGCATTTTCCTGTATGCTTGCCTTTCAAAAGAAGTAA
- the LOC130726087 gene encoding thioredoxin-like 3-2, chloroplastic, translating into MSERMIGKTNLHHHPSSIPFSSNHSSLSPCRFTFPSQPATPPFIKISISSCIRQTCSSTSLRHDGENDEKVEPLSSLHLQPISGEDQFDLVLDEAQQSKDAVVVVWTANWCRKCIYLKPKLEKLAADYYPRLRFYSVDVNTVSHKLVARAGVTKMPTIQLWKDSKKQAEVIGSHKAYLVINEIQEMIENEFTT; encoded by the exons ATGTCAGAACGTATGATTGGGAAGACCaatctccaccaccacccttcttCAATACCATTCTCCTCAAACCACTCCTCTCTCTCTCCGTGCCGCTTCACCTTCCCTTCCCAACCAGCGACGCCACCGTTCATCAAAATCTCCATCTCCAGCTGTATCCGCCAAACATGCTCATCCACGTCGTTGAGGCACGACGGCGAGAACGACGAGAAGGTGGAGCCTCTTTCgtctcttcatcttcaacccatcTCCGGCGAGGACCAATTCGATCTCGTCCTCGATGAGGCTCAACAGAGTAAGGACGCTGTCGTCGTTGTTTG GACGGCAAATTGGTGCAGAAAATGTATATATTTAAAACCAAAATTGGAAAAGTTGGCAGCAGACTATTATCCAAG ATTGCGGTTCTACAGTGTTGATGTTAATACAGTTTCACACAAACTTGTTGCTCGTGCTGGTGTCACT AAAATGCCAACCATTCAA CTATGGAAAGACAGCAAGAAACAAGCTGAAGTCATTGGTAGCCATAAAGCATACTTGGTCATAAATGAGATTCAGGAAATGATTGAAAATGAGTTCACTACGTGA
- the LOC130722898 gene encoding amino acid transporter AVT1C-like — protein sequence MNNSVSDQGFFIESDDEDTDKEMSKEENDGNDSDYFHDSNDNLVQRKPSSYSIAWPQSYRQSIDLYGSVPSPNIGFLGTPSLSNLGSSFLSSSLTRRHTQDFLPSQQKPLLPPTAVEEQYRRSSQALLPPLPSRKPSIRKDVSKVSHEVQIPGQCTFGQAVLNGINALCGIGILSTPYALREGGWASLSILLVFAVFSFYTGLLLRHCLDSEPGLETYPDIGQAAFGTTGRVIISIILYMELYACCIEYIIVESDNLSTLFPDAHLSIGGIELNAHILFAILTTLALLPTVWLRDMRILSYISACGVIATILVVLSLFWVGLLDNVDFDPKGTTTLNIATFPVAIGLYGYCYAGHAVFPNLYTAMANRNQFPAVLLTCFAICSTMYCAVAVMGYGMFGESTLSQFTLNMPRNLVASKIAVWTTVINPFTKYALSLSPVAMCLEELIPSNHSKFNLYSMGIRTVLVVSTLLVGLSVPFFGLVMSLIGSLLTMFVSLILPAACFLSIRGGKISRFQVALCTTIIIVGTVCCGLGSYSAISEIIKQLFG from the exons ATGAATAACTCTGTTTCAGATCAAGGTTTCTTCATTGAAAGCGATGATGAAGATACGGATAAGGAGATGagcaaagaagaaaatgatggaAATGATTCAGATTATTTCCATGACTCCAATGACAACCTGGTTCAGAGGAAACCCAGTTCTTACAGCATAGCATGGCCTCAAAGTTACAG GCAATCCATTGATCTATATGGTAGCGTGCCATCACCAAACATAGGATTTTTGGGCACCCCATCATTGTCGAATTTAGGCagttcttttctttcttcatccTTAACAAGGAGGCACACTCAAGACTTCTTGCCATCACAACAGAAGCCTCTGTTACCACCGACGGCGGTAGAGGAGCAATATCGACGTAGCTCTCAGGCGTTGCTCCCTCCCCTTCCATCTAGGAAGCCTTCCATTAGGAAGGATGTTTCCAAGGTTTCTCATGAAGTTCAAATTCCTGGCCAATGCACTTTTGGACAAGCTGTGCTTAATG GCATAAATGCCCTTTGTGGAATAGGAATCCTTTCAACCCCTTATGCCCTTAGAGAAGGTGGATGGGCTTCACTTTCAATCTTGTTAGTATTTGCTGTTTTCTCATTTTATACCGGGTTGCTCTTGCGGCATTGTTTGGATAGTGAACCTGGGCTTGAGACATACCCTGACATTGGCCAAGCTGCTTTTGGTACTACTGGGCGTGTTATCATCTCA ATAATATTGTACATGGAATTATAT GCTTGTTGCATTGAATACATAATCGTAGAGAGCGACAACTTGTCTACATTATTTCCTGATGCACACTTAAGTATTGGTGGAATTGAGCTGAATGCACACATTCTGTTTGCAATCTTGACCACCTTGGCTCTTCTGCCCACTGTTTGGCTCCGTGACATGCGTATACTGAGTTACATCTCAG CTTGTGGAGTTATTGCAACGATTTTAGTGGTTCTTTCCTTGTTCTGGGTTGGCTTGCTAGACAACGTTGACTTCGATCCCAAAGGAACAACAACACTCAATATTGCAACTTTTCCGGTTGCCATTGGTCTATATGGTTACTGTTATGCAGGACATGCTGTATTCCCAAACCTCTACACAGCCATGGCAAATCGAAACCAATTCCCTGCAGTCCTCTTGACATG TTTTGCTATTTGTTCAACTATGTATTGTGCTGTAGCTGTTATGGGATACGGCATGTTTGGAGAATCAACACTCTCTCAGTTTACTCTTAATATGCCCCGAAACTTGGTAGCCTCAAAGATTGCTGTGTGGACTACG GTGATTAATCCATTTACCAAATAT GCTTTGAGTCTATCTCCAGTTGCAATGTGTCTTGAGGAGCTGATACCATCAAACCATTCCAAATTTAACTTATATTCCATGGGCATCAGAACAGTTCTTGTAGTTTCTACACTACTTGTTGGTCTTTCAGTTCCCTTTTTCG GTTTGGTGATGTCCTTGATTGGATCTTTACTCACAATGTTTGTT TCTTTGATTCTTCCCGCTGCTTGTTTCCTAAGCATAAGGGGTGGCAAAATCTCGCGCTTTCAG GTAGCACTTTGTACTACAATTATTATAGTAGGTACTGTATGTTGTGGTTTGGGATCATACTCAGCCATCTCGGAGATTATTAAGCAGTTGTTTGGATGA